Proteins encoded in a region of the Ziziphus jujuba cultivar Dongzao chromosome 3, ASM3175591v1 genome:
- the LOC107405283 gene encoding putative F-box protein At5g66830: protein MAELERRCVRIRLQQQQQQPNWLELPSELVELIMKKLGLVDITRFKAVCRSWYKAGNSYTCGLVYSPNNQSPWLMFPSSECESPHKRHLCFFNFAEQKQYKLKNVFQGLGPGFDNPYCVGSSYGWLIVFDKKSNNGCILNPFSGSRIKLPTITSFNGFRVTKAILSSDPTPPRSCTKSSSFWIVIMHGLICGRLAFYNYKHGGDHEDNNNINNNTWTGFGEFFLYADLIFHNNHLYALQYHETGPLVPGGRNDLVEVWDFDNYIPKKVATFKNPSFPLGIINPGVKKSCYNIYLAKSLDDEILYVLRVSAKVTIDNDTDHYTDECYVYKLVYSSQRWEEIVKTFGDGGQSLFLGENQCISIYARKFPEWKENSLYITVRPYTDRFKINRYFEYVHKVGVYHLQKKDQNHFMELNLNWEHYYWTAFWIVPNLF from the coding sequence ATGGCAGAGTTAGAGAGAAGGTGTGTACGAATACGAttacagcagcagcagcagcagccaaATTGGTTGGAGCTTCCAAGCGAACTCGTTgaattaattatgaaaaaacTTGGTTTGGTGGACATCACTCGGTTCAAAGCAGTTTGTAGATCTTGGTATAAGGCTGGGAATTCCTATACATGTGGATTGGTATATTCTCCTAATAATCAATCTCCATGGCTGATGTTTCCTAGTAGTGAATGTGAAAGCCCTCACAAAAGGCATTTGTGCTTCTTCAATTTTGCAGAGCAGAAGCAGTACAAACTCAAGAACGTGTTCCAAGGCCTAGGCCCTGGATTTGACAATCCGTATTGCGTGGGATCCTCATATGGGTGGCTCATAGTTTTTGACAAAAAATCCAATAATGGATGCATACTCAATCCATTCTCAGGATCTAGAATCAAACTCCCAACCATCACCAGTTTTAACGGCTTTCGTGTTACCAAAGCTATCCTCTCCTCTGATCCGACGCCACCACGATCTTGTACCAAAAGCAGCAGCTTTTGGATCGTAATTATGCATGGACTTATCTGCGGACGTCTTGCCTTCTACAACTACAAGCATGGAGGAGATCATGAAGacaacaacaatattaataataatacgtGGACTGGGTTTGGAGAATTCTTTTTATACGCCGATCTAATATTCCACAATAATCACCTCTATGCACTGCAATACCATGAAACCGGACCATTAGTGCCCGGAGGCAGGAATGACTTAGTTGAAGTATGGGACTTTGACAATTATATTCCAAAGAAAGTTGCAACATTTAAAAATCCTTCTTTTCCATTAGGTATCATTAATCCTGGAGTTAAAAAATCTTGCTATAATATCTATTTGGCAAAATCATTGGATGATGAGATTTTGTATGTGTTACGGGTTTCTGCAAAGGTTACCATTGATAATGATACAGACCACTACACAGATGAATGTTACGTGTATAAGCTGGTTTATAGTAGCCAAAGATGGGAAGAAATAGTGAAAACTTTTGGGGATGGTGGTCAGTCACTGTTTCTAGGTGAAAATCAATGCATCTCAATTTATGCTCGAAAGTTTCCAGAATGGAAAGAAAATTCATTATACATCACCGTTCGTCCTTATACTGATCGATTTAAAATAAATCGATATTTTGAATATGTTCATAAAGTTGGAGTATATCACTTACAAAAAAAGGATCAGAACCattttatggaattaaatttGAATTGGGAACATTATTATTGGACAGCTTTTTGGATTGTTCCTAATCTTTTTTAA